A single region of the Cucumis melo cultivar AY chromosome 3, USDA_Cmelo_AY_1.0, whole genome shotgun sequence genome encodes:
- the LOC127148369 gene encoding uncharacterized protein LOC127148369 isoform X2, with protein MPPRTGRRRRQNQDGMQGPTQGPSVGESSTLGVRGGAGNEQFARTTQEIGRPDRAEPSDPEKAYGIEQLKKLGATVFEGSTDPADAENWLNMLEKCFDVMNCPEERKVRLATFLLEKEAEGWWKSILARRSDARALDWQTFRGIFEDKYYPSTYCEAKRDEFLGLKQGSLSVAEYERKYTELSRYADVIVASESDRCRRFERGLRFEIRTPVTAIAKWTNFSQLVETALRVEQSITEEKSAVELSRGTSTASGFRGREQRRFTPGINISSRQYFKNRSGGQASRNVSYGSVFQRQSQRIPSQLIRSTVRSQPGQESIASTVRRTPCTSCGRNHRGQCLVGAGVCYQCGQSGHFKKDCPQLNMTVQRDQGVGSQTVEQSRVSVVPTEGTSGARQKGVVGRPRQEGKVYAMTQQEAEDAPDVITGRDRLPGA; from the coding sequence atgccaccacgtactggtagacgacgccggcagaatcaagacgggatgcaaggtcctacccaaggtccatctgtaggggaatctagtaccctaggagttcgaggtggggcaggaaatgagcagtttgcgagaactacacaggaaataggaaggccagatagagcagagcctagtgatccagaaaaggcatacggaattgaacagctgaagaagttaggggctacagtgtttgaaggttccacagatccagctgatgcagagaactggttaaatatgcttgaaaagtgttttgatgtgatgaattgtcctgaggagcgaaaggttagattggccacatttttgttggaaaaagaggctgaaggatggtggaaatctatattagcaagacgcagtgatgcacgtgctttagactggcagacttttagaggcatattcgaagataagtattatcccagcacatactgcgaagccaagagggatgaatttctggggttgaaacaaggatcactttcagtggctgagtatgagaggaagtataccgagctttcacggtatgctgacgttattgtagcttctgagagtgacaggtgccgaaggtttgaaagagggttgcgttttgaaatacgtaccccagttacagccattgctaagtggacgaatttctctcagttagtggagactgcccttcgtgtggagcagagtataacagaagagaaatcggcagtggagcttagtcgtgggacttcaacagctagtggatttagaggccgtgagcagcggaggttcacgcctgggataaatatttcaagccgtcaatattttaagaatcgctctggaggccaagcatcgaggaacgtgagttatggtagtgtttttcagagacagagccagagaatacctagtcaactcattagatcaacagtaagatcgcaaccaggtcaggagtccattgctagtaccgtcaggcgaacaccatgcacgagttgtggcaggaaccatcggggtcagtgtttggtaggtgccggtgtatgttaccagtgcggacagtcaggacatttcaagaaagattgtccgcagttgaacatgacagttcagagagatcagggagttgggtcccagacagttgagcaatcgagagtttcagtggttccaacagagggcaccagtggtgcaaggcaaaagggagttgttggaagaccgaggcaagagggaaaagtctatgctatgactcaacaagaagcggaggacgcaccagacgttattactg
- the LOC127148369 gene encoding uncharacterized protein LOC127148369 isoform X1 produces MCLCTGNQIYMSSGVMPPRTGRRRRQNQDGMQGPTQGPSVGESSTLGVRGGAGNEQFARTTQEIGRPDRAEPSDPEKAYGIEQLKKLGATVFEGSTDPADAENWLNMLEKCFDVMNCPEERKVRLATFLLEKEAEGWWKSILARRSDARALDWQTFRGIFEDKYYPSTYCEAKRDEFLGLKQGSLSVAEYERKYTELSRYADVIVASESDRCRRFERGLRFEIRTPVTAIAKWTNFSQLVETALRVEQSITEEKSAVELSRGTSTASGFRGREQRRFTPGINISSRQYFKNRSGGQASRNVSYGSVFQRQSQRIPSQLIRSTVRSQPGQESIASTVRRTPCTSCGRNHRGQCLVGAGVCYQCGQSGHFKKDCPQLNMTVQRDQGVGSQTVEQSRVSVVPTEGTSGARQKGVVGRPRQEGKVYAMTQQEAEDAPDVITGRDRLPGA; encoded by the exons atgtgtttatgcacggggaatcagatttatatgtcttcag gagtcatgccaccacgtactggtagacgacgccggcagaatcaagacgggatgcaaggtcctacccaaggtccatctgtaggggaatctagtaccctaggagttcgaggtggggcaggaaatgagcagtttgcgagaactacacaggaaataggaaggccagatagagcagagcctagtgatccagaaaaggcatacggaattgaacagctgaagaagttaggggctacagtgtttgaaggttccacagatccagctgatgcagagaactggttaaatatgcttgaaaagtgttttgatgtgatgaattgtcctgaggagcgaaaggttagattggccacatttttgttggaaaaagaggctgaaggatggtggaaatctatattagcaagacgcagtgatgcacgtgctttagactggcagacttttagaggcatattcgaagataagtattatcccagcacatactgcgaagccaagagggatgaatttctggggttgaaacaaggatcactttcagtggctgagtatgagaggaagtataccgagctttcacggtatgctgacgttattgtagcttctgagagtgacaggtgccgaaggtttgaaagagggttgcgttttgaaatacgtaccccagttacagccattgctaagtggacgaatttctctcagttagtggagactgcccttcgtgtggagcagagtataacagaagagaaatcggcagtggagcttagtcgtgggacttcaacagctagtggatttagaggccgtgagcagcggaggttcacgcctgggataaatatttcaagccgtcaatattttaagaatcgctctggaggccaagcatcgaggaacgtgagttatggtagtgtttttcagagacagagccagagaatacctagtcaactcattagatcaacagtaagatcgcaaccaggtcaggagtccattgctagtaccgtcaggcgaacaccatgcacgagttgtggcaggaaccatcggggtcagtgtttggtaggtgccggtgtatgttaccagtgcggacagtcaggacatttcaagaaagattgtccgcagttgaacatgacagttcagagagatcagggagttgggtcccagacagttgagcaatcgagagtttcagtggttccaacagagggcaccagtggtgcaaggcaaaagggagttgttggaagaccgaggcaagagggaaaagtctatgctatgactcaacaagaagcggaggacgcaccagacgttattactg